The DNA sequence GAGTGGCAGGAGCGGGTACAGAGTCGGCCGTGGAAGGAAAACTATGCCGCAGACAGTCTGAGCACTGGGGGACAAATCGTTTCCATGCCTGCAGGTTTGAGAAATGAGAACTCAGAACTGGTTGTGCGCAACGTCTGTGGCTTTGAGACTATTGATGATGCTTTGGAGTTCCTGAGAAAGGAGTTGGTGAGTGAGCTTTTTATATTATCCACAGATCTCCATTGAAAAAGATTGACAGGCTATTAAGTTGTGATTCATGGTGCAAAAAGTCGACAACGTGTGAGCACTTTACCTTCTCAAACAAAAAGTTACTCAACTGCACACTGTAGATATGAGTTTAAGTCAATATTTTCCACCTTGACACTATCTGTCCATGTGTCTGTGATCTGTCCTGCCTGTATACCTGACTAGGAAATTGCGTGTTTTAGATCCTGCAGTAAACACAGCCTAAACAAACAGGTTGTGAAATAATCTCACATTCTCAGGCCTCCATCTTTGTGTTCCATATACCAGTGATTTGATAAGAACCTGAACTATATGATAAGTCAGCTATCCAAATCCAAACTTCCCCCTAAGGCTCACTTTCTCTTAATCTGCAGAGGGAGATGCAGGTTCAGGACAACCGTCTGGCCCGTCAGCTGATCCGTCTGCGTGGGGAGATCCACCGCTTGAAGGTGGAGCAGGTGTGTGACCGCCATAAAGAGATGCTGGATGATGCCACCTACGAGTTGGAGGAGTGTGGGGAGGAGTCTGATCTGCTGTGTGACATCCCTATGAAGGCTGCCTTCGCTCTGTCCACCCCTCTGAAGCACCTGGGCCTCACCAAGATGAACATCAACTCAAGACGGTTTTCACTGTGTTAAAATCACAACTGTTCCTTAACATTACTGAGAATCATCCTTTCTTCCCTCAAGGTGTTTTGATGATGGCATGACAAGTAACTGCAAGAAAATTGTGCATGgggtgaaaatgaaaattactgCTTTGATGTGCACCTTGGATTCACATGCATGAGGAAGCTTCTGTGTACAAACCTGTACATGTACACACCCTTAATACCAACACAACCACCAGCACACCTTGCTGCTGGACAGAGCCTGCTGCTCTACTGCTGATTAATCTTTGCACAATAGGTGATTCAGACTAGATAAATGAAGACTGAAAGCTAGACTAAAGTGTTAATGTATATATCATATTatatatgttaaatatattaTACTATGTTGTTGGGTTTTGCTACAGTGAAGAGCAAAACAGTGAGGGGCAGAATACTACTGTGTTGATGGAAATTTTTCATGAAAATGTTCACTTTAACCTATAAAGATACCTTGGGAAGCTTTATAGTTCAGGACAGGTGGAGGATTTTGAGGTAGGGAGGCATTACTTGACATTGgtgttaaaatatttcctgaAGTTGACTGAAATAAGAAGAAATGAAGACATTGTGTCCGGTCCAGTCTGGTTAGGAAAATGTTCTGAAAATACAGCCCTTAAAGAAAGTGACTGTATGGCCTTGTATGTGgtctgtgcatttttaaacctaacaattaaaatatctctataGACTATATCGATTTGGCACTGCAGAGAAAGAGTGTGCCTAGTGCATGTAATACCATATCCAGATTCTGCAACCCATGGATTTTACTGCAAGTTAAATGTGGCCAAACAGTGACCAAGTTTATTGAGCTGTTCACTAGGCATTTTAGATAGTTTATTACTGGAagtaacattacatttatgttgtaattgtgttaaaattattaatacatGCTACTGTAATACGAATGTATATACATGACAAGGTATATgaactttatatatatatatatatatatatatatatatatatatatatatatatatatatatatataaatagacTTATTTCTGAACATAACctttgctatatatatatatatatatatatatatatatatataaagaacaATGTAATTTgctattttttctttcaaatatgaCACAATAGTAAAAAGACTTTTTCATGTCTATGTCAgttgtaaattgtattttgtcACAATATATATTGTTAAATAACTGGGGGAGTcaagataattaaaaaatagTGAAGGTCAAAAATACTAGGATAATaaggatttaaaaatgaaagacatccagacagacacatttattgGGTTAATTGAAAGTTCTGCGAACAACTAGAATTGTGGAGCCCACCAAGGACAAATGTTGTAGCACTCTGATCTGATCACTTACTGCAGATTGATACATGCTTGGTCCCAGAACCACCCACTCACAAAGGTCTTTTCTTTCTGCCACAGTACTTTTATCACCGGATATAATAGACACCCCCTGTGAATGAGACCCTATTGCAATGTGCAGCACCACACACATTGTTAGACACTTTTGGTCAAACAAGAAATCAAATATGCCTTGGCAGAGTGTGGCCACAGTGTGAAATGAAAGCCCAGGTAGCACTGTTGACATGACCATAGTACTGTGTACTTCAAGGCATGAGTGACCTGTAGTGAAAAGGAGTAGCATGGAAAATGCAAAGAAGCCATGATATGATCCATTGAGGCCTTATTCTTTAGTTAATGCTTTTACAACAAAGCTCTGCAGGCTTCTACTTATAGCCTTGGCCATATTATCATGTGAGTCGAAGCTGATGTAAGTGTGAAAGTAAAGTCCTAATAACTtcaatttaaaagcaaaccaacttaaaaatgatgtttttgttaaagTATATATGAATAAGCATCAGCAGAGAACAATAGCCACACTTGAAAGAGGGCAGCACCTGCATGTGAGGCAGGCAGTAGGACGGTTGGAAAACTGTGCATATTGATGGTATCTCAATTTGATTGCGTAACAGAATGTGATTTCCAACCACATTTGGAATGAGTGACAACTGTGGTCAAGAGGAAAATAGGAATACCTTTAAAATCTGTAAGGTCTGCACAAAGCTGATCTCTTAGGATGGTGCCACTCCCATGAACATCTGACTTATTATTATCAACCTGGTAAAAGACACCAACAAGTTTTAACTTCTACATGTCAAAAAGGGAAACTGCTTAACCCATCCTCCTAGATTTACAGTGTATAGTTTTAACGGAAAAAGAGTCAACTCAGGTGGTTTCATTGCAAGTGAGACTTAATCTATGGCAGTCTTCTAAGCACATATATTTCTGTGCACTTCCTGTAATGTTTGGACTGACTTCCTGCCCATGCATGCTGTGTAGCAGCAGCCGTTCACCACAAGAGAATAGATGTGGTCCACAGTTACTAACTGAGCAGTAGAAAAAGCAACAGCACAGAGTTCCAGAGCCTTAGCAATCTGAAAGCACTGTAATTTCATAGCTTCTCTCTGGACTTAAGGTGACCATGGTGTAGAAGTTTTTGAAAACAAAGCTTTGATGAAAATTATTTGTGCGTGGGTCACCCTTTGAATGCCATTTGGTGGTTTTTCTTCTTAGAATTATTGTTactatttttccttttttatatttgacattGTTGACAAAATCAAGACCAGAGtctatttttaaagtttgttggCCACAAAATACTGATACAACCCACATGAATGTTTGACAAAAATAGCCTATAAAGTGTTGTTGACTTTACATTAaaccacaggaaacacagaTGTCCCAGTGGCCATAATGGTCTTAAGTGCAGCATTCAATACTACTAAGATCAGATTTGGAGAACTCCTGGCATCATGATTATTTCTTTCAGAATGAGTCCAAAATCCCACTCACACTGATGGTTTTACTCACCTTAAAGGTCATCGATTCACAGATGTTACACACATAagcaacacacaaatataccCACACCACTGTCTTGCAGCCTACCCAAGTCTGCTTTCATAACTGTATTGGAACATTCACATCTTGGTTCCCTCTTTGGGAAAGGTGCTGTCCTGACCCCCTTTACAGTGGAGCCCATAACGTTTCTCTCTgctcacacacagctgcaatgGTAAGCACCTGTTAGAAGCCTGCAGAGCAACCCTCAACCTTTAAACGACGGAAACTCTCTCTGGGTtgcagtgtgcgtgtgtgtgtgtgtgtgtgtgtgcatgtgtgtgtacaagcaCACAGCAGTGCTCTTAGCATTGAGTTAGTTATAATACGAGAAGCGGATGATGACACTTTCACACCCAGGCTCAGTTGTGAAAAACTCTGGTAAATAGCTCTTTGtaacaaaaactatttaacaAAGAATATCTCTATGGCGGGACTTGAAATCTAAATAAAAGGACACTTGAAGAGACATTTTATATTTCGAGATGTAAGTATaaaactttgtttcttttcttttagtgttaaattagtttaaacactattaaaatattaactgtgacaaaagtgaaacaaactttataaatttataaataaataataaatacatgaagCAGTTTCAGTGTTTGGATCTATTTAATTTAGTTGG is a window from the Channa argus isolate prfri chromosome 16, Channa argus male v1.0, whole genome shotgun sequence genome containing:
- the fam167b gene encoding protein FAM167B, translated to MDRLRSNRQTTSTERELNVIQPAFVTSLTHLAGAMNFKEFGDESSEGDTEDLDSVKALTEKLKLQTRRPSYLEWQERVQSRPWKENYAADSLSTGGQIVSMPAGLRNENSELVVRNVCGFETIDDALEFLRKELREMQVQDNRLARQLIRLRGEIHRLKVEQVCDRHKEMLDDATYELEECGEESDLLCDIPMKAAFALSTPLKHLGLTKMNINSRRFSLC